The following is a genomic window from Streptomyces chrestomyceticus JCM 4735.
CCTGCGGGAGCGGCGGGAGCCGTCGCAGGACCGGGTGATGACGCTCGCCTGGTGCTCGATGTTCACCGGCAACCAGGGCGACCGGGCCGGCGCGTCGGCCCTCGCCGACGAAGCGGTCGCCACGGCGGACCGCCTGCGGGACACCCGCGCCTCCGCATGGGCCGCGCTCGCCGCCTCCGCGACCCGCTTCCACGACGGCGGACCGTCCCACGGGCCCGTACTCGTCCGGGCCGCCGGCACCCTGATGCACCAGGCAGGAGACCGAACGGGCCGCCGGATCGCCGCCCTGCACCTGAGCTTCGCGCATCTCCTGGCCGGGCAGCCCGCAGCGACGCTCGACACCGCGCGCACGACCCTGGAACTGCTCGGCGAGGACGGTACGGAGCCAGTCGATCAAGGCGGTGAAGGCGGTAAAGGCGGTAAAGGCGACCAGAACGGTCACATCGACCAGGACAGTACGGAGTGCTACGTCCACGGCTCCCAGCTCTCCACCTGCGGCCTCGCGCACCTGATGCTCGGCGCGCCCGCCGAGGCGGCGGACGCGCTGCGCCGCGCCGTTCTCCTCAAGGGCAGCCTGGAGGACGTACTGGGCGTCGCGTCGGCGACGGAACTGCTCGCCTGGCTCGCGGCCGACGAGGGCCGGGCCCGGCGGGCGGCCCGGCTGTTCGGGGCCACCGCCGCGCTGTGGCGGCGGGTCGGGCCGCACCCGATGGTCGGGAACGCGCAGTTGCAGACCCTGCACGACGCGTACGAGCGGCAGGCCCGTACCGCCCTGGGCGCCCGGCGGTTCGCCGCGCTGGCCGCGGAAGGCGCGTCGCTGACGCTCGCCCAGGCCGTCCGGTACGCCGCCGAGGACGACCGGCCCGCCTCCGGCACGGGCCGCCGCGCCCTCCCGGCCCGCACCGCCCCCGCCTCCGCCGCCCTGACCCGGCGCGAACGCGAGGTCGCGGGCCTGGTGGCCGCCGGTCTGTCCAACCGCCGGATCGCCGAACGCCTCGTCATCTCCAAACGCACCGTCGACGCCCACGTCGAACACATCCTCGGCAAACTCGGCTACGCGTCGCGGGCCCAGATCACGGCGCTGCTGCGGGAGGAGGGGGCGCCGGGGGCGGGCGGGGAGGGCTGACGGGTGCGAAGGGGCGCGCGAGGAGGGTGTGGGGCGCGCGGCGGGGACCGGGAGCGTGGAACGGCGCGGAACGTCGGGTGCGCGCCGCACCTAGGTATACCGATTCCGTGCGTCTACCGATGCCCGGACGGTTCCGGCCGTTTCAGGCTTACGGTCCCTCGCGTACCGCCGTACGCCGGACCCCACCACGGAGGCACGACCCCATGCCGAAGTCCCGGCACCCCCGGCCGGCCGGACCAACTGGCCCCTATGGGCTGCCCGGCCCCTCCGGACTGTCCGGCCGGGACGCCGTGGCCGACGCGCTCGAAGCGCTGCTGCGGGCCACGCGCCTGGTCACGGTGACCGGGCCCGGCGGCGTGGGCAAGAGCGCCCTGGCCGCCGAGGTCGCCCACCGCATGGCGGGCGACCGGTGGGACACCGTCGGCTTCGGCGACCTGGCCGAGCTGGACGACCCCGCCCCGGTGCCGCACCACCTCGCGCGGGCCCTCCGGCTCGACGTCGCCCACGGCCGCCCGCAACTCGACGACCTGGTACGGGCGGTGGGCACCCGCCCCGTACTGCTCGTCGTGGACACCTGCGAACGGCTCGCCGGCCCCTGCGCCGAGATCTTCGCGCGGCTGGTGACGGCGTGCCCCGGCCTCCACATCCTGGCCACCAGCCGCCGCAGCGCACCGCACGCGCCGGACGGAACGTTCCCGCTGCGCCCGCTCCCGCTCGGCGCGGCCACCGCCCTGTTCCGGACGCGGGCCCGGGAGTACGGCGCCGAGGACATCGGCTCGGAAGCCGCCCGCGAGATCTGCCGCCTCCTGGACGGGCTGCCGCTCGCCGTACACATCGCGGCGGCGCAGTTGGCCCGGCGGACCGCGGCGGACCTGCTGTCCTGTCTGTCCCGGCCGGAGTACGTCCTCGACCTGCCCGTCCCGCTCCCCGGCCGGCCCGAACGGCAGCGCACCCTGCGCGGTTCGCTGGGCTGGAGCCTCCAGCTCTGCACGCCGCTGGAACGGCTGCTGTGGGCCCGGTGCAGCGTCTTCCCGTCGGCCTTCACGGCGTCCGACGCCGACGTGGTGTGCGGGGACGAGCGGCTGCCGCCCGAATCCCTGGCCGTCGCCTTCGGGGAGCTCGAACGGCAGTCGCTGATCCTGCGGGAGGCAGCGCCGCCGGGCACACGGGCGGCGCCCGACGCGCCCTTCCACATGCCCCGGGGCGCCCGCGCTTACGGCAGACAGTGGCTGGTGGACCTGGGCGAGGAACGGGAGTTGCTGCGGCGCTGCCTGGCGTGGTCCCTCAGCCGCGCGTGACGCCCGCACACAGCCTCCTCCCTCCCGTCACTCCGGCCAGTCGGACCCCAGGATCACCTCCACGAAGTCGCCGCGCTCGAACCCGGGGACGAAGTGGTCGAGGACATCGGCCTTCACGTTCCCGAAGGTGGTGTCGGGCCGGTCCTTGATGCCGTCGGTGAAGGCGGCCAGGATGCGGTTCTTGAGGTCGGGCCTCGGGTGCGCCGCGACCACGGCGGCCCGCTGCTCGTCGGATACGGCGTCGTAGCCGATGCCGAGGACGTCCAGTTCCACGCCCCGGGTGACCAGGGCCACCTCGGGGGCCATGTGCAGCGGGATCTCCGGCGTGGTGTGCAGGGCGATCGCCGTCCAGACGCGGTCGGCCGGTTCGCCGGTGATGCCGTGCCGGTGCAGGAAGGCGCGGGCCTCGTCGGCACCGTCGATCTCGAAGCGCTGGTCGGTGCGGCGGTACCGCTCGGTCAGCCCGAGATCGTGGAACATCGCTCCCACGTAGAGCAGTTCCGGGTCGAACTCCAGCTTCTGCTCCCGTCCGCGCAGCGCCCCGAACAGGAACACCCGGCGGGAGTGGTCGAACAGCAGCGGCGACGCGGCCTCGCGCACCAGCTCGGTCGCCTCCCGCGCCAGGGCGCTGTCCGGGATCCGCACATCGGCGATCACCTCGCTCACGATGTCCTCCTCCTTCATCTCGGTCCCAGGGCTCCGGCCCCTCGACCCGCAGGTTCCGGCCCACGGCTTCCGGCCTCTCGGCCCAGGGCTTGCGGCCTCTCGGTCGGCTTCCACCTTCGCCCGCCGGCGCACCCGGCGCCATGGCCGTACGGACAGGAGGCCCACACATCCGGACACGCGCCGTACACCCCGACGGCCTCCTCGGCCGGTGGCGTACATGCGTACACCTCGCCCGGGCGGCTGGATTGGTCCGCCGAAGGTCGCGGTGGTCACCGTAGGGGCTCTGCCGCAGTAAATTCGGTATTCACTGCGGCATCTCTCACCGCCGCCCTGAGCATCAGGCAGTGCTACACGCCACCTGGTCGTAGCTATACGAGAACAGGGCCAGAACGGAAGGCGCCTGCTGGCACTCGGCAACGGCGGGTCGGGGCTGCACCCTGCGCCCGTAGCCGGCGCTTCTGTCCCGGGTCTCGGGTCGCGGTCGACGACAGCGGCCGCCACGGGACCGGACCCAGGTGCCCTCGCGGTGGTCGCGCAGCCGGACGAGCCGGATGTCGTAGGCGTTGACCGCCCGGACGAGCCGGATGTCGTAGGCGTTGACCGCCTGGATCGGATGCCACCTCCGCGCGGTAGACGGCACCCGACTGGCCGGCGCCGGAACCGGCTACGCGCTCTGGGCCGGCAGGCCGGCGTGGATGACCTCGGCGATGAGGGTGGCGCCGCGGCTGTTCTGGTGGATGTGGTCGGTCGTGAGAACGAGACCTCGCCGCCGCGAGATCGTGTCGAGGCTGCGGCGCAGCACTGCGTGCTGGACGAGGACGCCGAGGCCCGCTGCGGGCGTCACCTCCCGGTATGAAATCGGCGGCGGGTCCGCTTGGCGCAGTTCCTCGATCTGGCGTTCGTGGAGCGGAAGGTAGGCCACCTCCTCGGTGGCGGCGACCTCGGCAATCATCCGGCTGTACGCCTGCGATGCCTGTGCCGCTGCTCCGTCGAGTTGTTGGCCGAGTACCGGTAGGGACAGCAGACCGATCGTCGCGTCGGTCTCCGCTCGCAGCCGTGCGACGACGGCTCCCAGGCACTGTTGGAACCAGCCTGCCGACGGCCGATCGGGGAGCTGTTTGCGCCTCATGGCCTGCTCGACGGGGTAGCCGGCAAGGCTCGCTCGGGCGTCGTTGGTCCCGATCAACACGGTGATCACATCGGGTGGGTTCGTGACGACGGCATCGAGGCGCTGCAAGAGGTCGTAGGCGAAGTCGCCGTTGGCGCCGAATCGGGCGAGCCGCACGTCACCGGGAGGGTGGCGTCGTCCGAGAAGATCCAGGTAGTCGACGCTGAACTGCGCGCGGGTGAGGCTGTCGCCGAGGCACGCGATGCGTGTCGTCACGGCGCTTCGTCCGGGCTGGGCGTGCCGACGCGTTCGGTCGGGCGGGTGTCGGTCCGAGGACGGTGGTCGGTGCCGAGGGTCGCAGTGATGGCCAGGATGGACGTCGGCCCCTCCATGTCGACCACGTGCCATACCCCGGCCGGGTTGATGGTGGCCTCGCCCGGCCCGAGCAGCACGCGGTCGGGCACCCCGTCCACGTCGCGGGTGACCGTCACGGACCCGCTGAGGCAAACGACCAGTTCGTCGCCTGCAGGGTGGCTCTCCCAATGGTCGCCGAGCCCGTCGCCGTCGAAGATCATCACCATCCGGCCCTCGGCGCCGTCTGCCGCGACCGCGGCGCTGTAGGCCTGGAGCACCTCCGGGTCCCAGGCGAAGCCCTCGACGGGTTTCGCGCTCGATCCCAGTCCGAGGTGCACGGGGGTGGTCCGCAGGTCCATGGCATTGCGTTCGTGGTTGACGAGTCTCATGCCGACGATCGTCCACGACAGCGATCGGGCGGTCTTGAAGAAAAGGGAAGAGAAGCCGACGGGACGGGCAGACGGTTGGCGGCTACCCGGCTCCGAGGAGGACCTCGCTGCGACGCCAGGCCGTCGGCGACCGGCCCGTGAACTCGCGCCAGTCCCGG
Proteins encoded in this region:
- a CDS encoding HD domain-containing protein — protein: MSEVIADVRIPDSALAREATELVREAASPLLFDHSRRVFLFGALRGREQKLEFDPELLYVGAMFHDLGLTERYRRTDQRFEIDGADEARAFLHRHGITGEPADRVWTAIALHTTPEIPLHMAPEVALVTRGVELDVLGIGYDAVSDEQRAAVVAAHPRPDLKNRILAAFTDGIKDRPDTTFGNVKADVLDHFVPGFERGDFVEVILGSDWPE
- a CDS encoding ATP-binding protein, with the protein product MPKSRHPRPAGPTGPYGLPGPSGLSGRDAVADALEALLRATRLVTVTGPGGVGKSALAAEVAHRMAGDRWDTVGFGDLAELDDPAPVPHHLARALRLDVAHGRPQLDDLVRAVGTRPVLLVVDTCERLAGPCAEIFARLVTACPGLHILATSRRSAPHAPDGTFPLRPLPLGAATALFRTRAREYGAEDIGSEAAREICRLLDGLPLAVHIAAAQLARRTAADLLSCLSRPEYVLDLPVPLPGRPERQRTLRGSLGWSLQLCTPLERLLWARCSVFPSAFTASDADVVCGDERLPPESLAVAFGELERQSLILREAAPPGTRAAPDAPFHMPRGARAYGRQWLVDLGEERELLRRCLAWSLSRA
- a CDS encoding cupin domain-containing protein; the encoded protein is MRLVNHERNAMDLRTTPVHLGLGSSAKPVEGFAWDPEVLQAYSAAVAADGAEGRMVMIFDGDGLGDHWESHPAGDELVVCLSGSVTVTRDVDGVPDRVLLGPGEATINPAGVWHVVDMEGPTSILAITATLGTDHRPRTDTRPTERVGTPSPDEAP
- a CDS encoding SGNH/GDSL hydrolase family protein, whose amino-acid sequence is MTTRIACLGDSLTRAQFSVDYLDLLGRRHPPGDVRLARFGANGDFAYDLLQRLDAVVTNPPDVITVLIGTNDARASLAGYPVEQAMRRKQLPDRPSAGWFQQCLGAVVARLRAETDATIGLLSLPVLGQQLDGAAAQASQAYSRMIAEVAATEEVAYLPLHERQIEELRQADPPPISYREVTPAAGLGVLVQHAVLRRSLDTISRRRGLVLTTDHIHQNSRGATLIAEVIHAGLPAQSA